DNA from Amycolatopsis sp. DSM 110486:
GCGCCTCGGCGTGGCGGGGGAGTTCCGTCCCGAGGGTGTCGGCAGCGCGGCCGTGCTGCCCGACGCGGTCGCGGAGGCCGAGCGGACCACCAAGGGCTACGTCCCCGACTTGTTCGGCCGGCCGGCGCTCGTCGACACGCCCGGCGGGCAGGTGCGGCTCGACTGGACGGTCGAGGGCCTGCGGGCCGCGCGCACCGGCCCCGCCGGCGGACGCGAGCAGTGGTCGTATGACGGCGAAGGCAACGACGTCGCCCACGTCAGCGAGACGGGCGCCGTCACGCGGCGCGAGTACGGCCCATTCGACGTGGTCGTGGCCGAGGTCGACGAGGCCGGCGGGCGCACGACGTACGCGTACGACACCGAGCTGCGCCTGCTGGCAGTGACCAACCCGCTCGGCCTGACCTGGCGCTACGTCTACGACCACGCGGGCCGCGTCACCGAAGAGCGCGACTTCGACGGCCGCACGCTGCGGTTCGAGTACGACGCCGCCGGACAGCTCACCCGCGCGTTCAACGGCCTCGGCGAGCTCACCGAGCTCACCTACGACACGCTGGGCAACGTCGTCGCGCGGCGCGCGCCCCACGGGCTCACCACGTACTCCTACGACCCGGTCGGGCGGCTCCGCCGCGCGGAGAACGCCGACGCGGTCATCGAGTACGAACGCGACGACCGGGGTCGCGTCATCGCCCAGACGACCAACGGCCGCACCACCACGTTCTCCTACGCGCCGGACGGCACCCTGGTCACCCGGCGGACACCGTCCGGAGTGGACAGTTCGTGGTCGTTCGGCGAGCGGGGCGCTCCGGTCGGCCTCGCCGGCGGGGGACACGTGCTCGCCTTCGACCGTGACCCGGCGGGCAAGGAGACGGGCCGTTCGCTGGACGGCACGGTCGTGCTGACCCAGGCGTACGACGCCGAGCAGCGGCTCACCGCGCAGGAGGGCCCGAGCCTGCGCCGGCGCTACGACTACCGGGCCGACGGTCACCTCGTCCGCACCTCCGACAGCCTCTCCGGCACCGCGGACTTCCGGCTCGACCCGGCCGGCCGCGTCGTCGAAGCGATCGCGGCCGACCGGCGCGAGGGCTTCCGCTACGACGTGGCGGGCAACATCGTCTTCAGCGGCGTGGCGGGACAGGCGGCGCCCGAAAGCGGCCCGCGGGCCTACCTGGGCAACACCCTCACCTCGGCGGGCGCGATCTCCTACCGCCACGACGCACAGGGCCGGGTCGTCCAGCGCCGCGTCGGCGAGCTCGTGTGGAGCTACGGCTGGGATGGTCAGGACCGCCTGACGGGCGTGACGACTCCGGACGGCACGCGGTGGCGCTACCGCTACGACCCCGTCGGCCGGCGCATCGCGAAGCAGCGGTTCGGGCCGGGCGGCGAGATCGCCGAACAGGTCGAGTTCGTGTGGGACGGCGGGAAACTCGTGGAGGAGTCGCATCGGCTCGCCGACGGCACCACCCGCGTGCGCACGTGGGACTACGACCCGGACACCGACGCCCCGGTGGCCCAGCACGAGAGCACCGGCGGCGTCCGGCTGTTCCACACCATCGTGACCGACCCCGTCGGACGGCCCGCCGAGCTGCTCGACGCCGAGGGCCGGCCGGTCTGGTCGGGCCGCACCACGGTGTGGGGCCGCGACCTGCCGGGCAACGGTGGCGCGACGGCCACCCCACTGCGTTTCCCTGGGCAGTACCTCGACGCGGAAACCGGGCTGCACTACAACCTCTACCGCTACTACGACCCCGCTTCGGGCCGCTACGTCAGCCAGGACCCGCTGGGCCTCGCGCCCGCGCCCAACCCGGCGGCGTACGTGAGCAACCCGCTCCGCATCGCCGACCCGCTGGGGCTGGCACCGACGAGCTGCAAGTCGGGAGGCGGCACCGGCACCACGTCGAGCCGGGCGGGCAGCACGGACGAACCCGCCCACGTCGGCGACACCGGCAGCACGCCGAACCCGTCGCGCGAGCCGGCGCCGGAGCCCGGGCCGTCGCACAAGTCGGGTGACGCGGACACCTCGGCCGATGCCGGTCCGTCGAACTCCGCGGCCGACGGGAAGAAGCACCAGGACGCGCCGGACTTTTCGCACAACCCGGGACCGGACAAGACGCCGAAGTACGTCTACCACGGTTCGGGCGCGCCGCCGGAGACCATCTTCAAGGACGGCCTCACGTCCGACGCGATCAGGCAAGGCGCGGGCCCGAAGGGTCCGAACTACGACATCGCCGGGCACCAGCACCGGTCGTACGGTTCCGGGAGTGGGTACGTGTCCACGTCGGGCGACGTCGAGACCGGATACCAGTTCGTGCCGCAGAAGGTCGGCGGGGAAATCACGCAGTCGACCAAGACCGGGTTCTGGGGCAAGTCCGACGACACGATGTTTTTCAAGCACGAGGGTTACATCTACGAGATCGAAACCGATCCCGGGAAAATGGTCCACTTGCCCTCGCACCCGGACCACGTGCCCACCATGGACGGTCAGAACGAATGGGCCGCGGTTGACCACATCCCGGGCTCGCAGATCTCCGGCGCGTACAAGGTGGACGGGTACTACAACGTCGGCGCCGGGCAGCCGGGCGCGCACCCGAACATCATCTATCCGAACGATCACAAGCTCGTGCCCCAGCTGCAGTACCAGGAGAATCCCGGCTTCGTCCCGAGGCCGGTGCCCAAGGACACGCCGCCTCCGCCCGTGCCGCCCAAGGACTGAGCACACCGAGCTAGCCTGAGTCTGACGACGGATCGGAGAAAGTTGTGGATACCGCCCCGGACCCGCTGCCCGCGGAGCTGCGTGAACGTGCGCGGCAGTCGCCGGACAGCTGGCTCTACGTGGTGGACCCCGCGATGGAGGGCGCCGAGAACGTGCCGGGCGCCGCGATCGCCGGCGCCTACCGGGTCGACGAGCACGGCGAGATCGCCGGTGAGTTCGTCCCCAACCCGGACTACCGCCCGAGCCCGCTGGCGCTGGGCATTCCCCAGCCCACCAACGAGCTCGAGGCCGCGCTGCAGGCGGTCGTCACCGGCACCGGCGACAACGCGGGCGTCCACTCGGCACTGGTCGACGCCACGGTCTACGTGGTGACCGAACCGGACCGCCCGGTGGTCGCGACGCCGTCCGAGAACGGTGAGGTCGTGCCGGCCTTCACGTCCGAGGGTTACCTGCCCGAACCGCAGCCCGGCCAGGAGTTCCGCCCGGTGGCGGTGCGTGAGCTCGCGGCCGAGCTGGCCACCCGGGATCTGCTGCTCAACCCGGGCAGCGCGCTCAAGGTGCAGGTGCCGGGAGCCAGCCTGGCCGGCTGACGCGTCACAAGTTCAGCTGCGCGAGCCGTTCCGGGTCGGCGAGGATGTTGATCTCGACGATCCGCCCGGCGTGCACGGTCGGGCAGAACACCGACATCGGCTTGCCGTCCATGAGCGCGACCAGGCCGGCCGCGCCGTTGACGAGCACGGGCCGGCTTTCGGCGCCGAGCTGCTCGAACAGCACGGCCTGGTTGGCCACCGCGGCGGCACCGCGAACGAGCCGCGAGCCACCGGCGACGCCGGCGTCGGCGCGGAGCACGACATCCGGGTCGAGGACCGCGAGCAGCGCGTCGAAGTCGCCCGAGCGGGAGGCGGCCAGGAACGCGTCGATCACCTCGCGTTGCGCGGCGACGTCGGCGTCCGGCAGGGCAGCGCCCCGGACGCGGCGGCGCGCGCGGCTGGCCAGCTGCGCCGCGGTGGCGGGAGTGCGGCCGACGATCGGCGCGATGTCCGCGAAGGGCACACCGAACAGGTCGTGCAGCACGAACGCGAGCCGCTCGGCCGGCGACAGCGTCTCCAGCACCACGAGCAGCGCGAGCCCGACGGAATCGGCGAGCACAGCCTCGTCCGCCGGATCCGGGTCCGCCGCGGCGACGATCGTGTCCGGCACGTGCGTCTCCAGCGGTTCCTCGCGACGGGACTTGCGCGAGCGCAGTACGTCGAGGCACACGCGGCTGACGACCGTGGTCAGCCAGCCGCCGAGGTTCGCCACGCCGCCCGTGTCGGCGCGCGAAAGCCGCAGCCAGGCCTCCTGCACGGCGTCCTCGGCCTCGGTCACCGAGCCCAGCATCCGATAGGCGACCCCACGAAGGTGGTCGCGGTGCGCTTCGAACTGCTCCACCAGAACTGCGTCCACTGTCATGTTCCTCCGTCGTGGTCCGTCAGAGGGTTGACGGACCACGGACGAAGGATGTGACAGGAGAACCATGACCGACTTCCAGGCCATCGCCGACCGCGTCGAGCTCGGCGCGCTGTGCGCGGAGTTCACCGACGCCGGGATGATGCGCGACTTCGACCGCCTCGCCTCGCTCTTCGACGAGGACGGCATCTGGCGCATTCCCGAGGCCGGCATCGAGCTCGCCGGTAGAGACGGGATCCGCCACGGGATCGAGCGCTCGCGGCAGATGTGGGAGTACTTCCTGCAGACCGTGCACCCGGGCTCGATCCGCCTCGACGGCGACACCGCCACCGGACGCGCGTACATCGTGGAGTTCGGGCGGCTGCGCGACGGCACTTCACACCTCAACCACTCCGTGTACCACGACAGCTACCGGCGCACGGCCGACGGTTGGAAGTTCACCGAACGCGCGTACGAGATGCACTACGTCGACAGCACCCCGCTCACGGGAAAGGCCTCACCCGCGCTGGGTGAGGTCTTGCCCGGGAAGCTCTCAGACTGAAGTTTCGGGTTGCGAGGAGTGGGCGATCACGGCCCAGATCACGAGGACGTCGAGCACGATCACGATCAGCCCCCACGCCGGGGCGGCCGAGAGGAACGCGAGCATCGCCAGCGCGTTGAACCCGGCGAGCACCACCACGACGACCTTGGCCCAGCCGGCGCCGCTGAACAGGGCGGCGCCGGCGGCGGCCGCGAGCGCGCCGACGATGAGGTGCAGCCAGCCCCAGCCGGTGAGGTTCAGCACGAGGTAGCCGCCCGGTGCGGCCACGTAGTAGTTGTTCTTGAACAGCGCCACGAGCCCGATGATGATGTTGAAGAAGCCGGCGAGCATCGCGATCGTGGCCGCGAACACGGTCCACCCGTTCGCCGCGCGCGGTTCGGCGAAGCCCGGCCGCGCCGAGTCCATCGCCCGCGGGTCCGTTCCCTGCATCCGGATGTAGTCAGACATAGCGGTGCCTCTCGTCGGTTTCCCGTCGCCCCACGGTGGACCGGCCGCGCGCGGGAGTCCTCGCCCGTGCGGGATGAGGTGGGCGTCGCGTTGGTTAGTGTCAGTCAATGTTTCAAGTGCAACTGTATCTAATGATACGATCTTGCGTGCCGGAACAGCGAGGGGAGCGGGTCATGTCCGAAGGGTGCTGCAGGATCGCTGTCGTCTACTACTCCGCGACCGGGACCGTGTTCACGCTGGCGGAGGCCGTGCGCGAAGGTGCGGTGGCGGCGGGGGCCCAGGTGCGGCTGCGGCGCGTCGAGGAGATCGCGCCGGCGAGCGCGATCGCCCGCAACCGCGACTGGCGTGA
Protein-coding regions in this window:
- a CDS encoding type VII secretion system-associated protein yields the protein MDTAPDPLPAELRERARQSPDSWLYVVDPAMEGAENVPGAAIAGAYRVDEHGEIAGEFVPNPDYRPSPLALGIPQPTNELEAALQAVVTGTGDNAGVHSALVDATVYVVTEPDRPVVATPSENGEVVPAFTSEGYLPEPQPGQEFRPVAVRELAAELATRDLLLNPGSALKVQVPGASLAG
- a CDS encoding sigma-70 family RNA polymerase sigma factor; its protein translation is MTVDAVLVEQFEAHRDHLRGVAYRMLGSVTEAEDAVQEAWLRLSRADTGGVANLGGWLTTVVSRVCLDVLRSRKSRREEPLETHVPDTIVAAADPDPADEAVLADSVGLALLVVLETLSPAERLAFVLHDLFGVPFADIAPIVGRTPATAAQLASRARRRVRGAALPDADVAAQREVIDAFLAASRSGDFDALLAVLDPDVVLRADAGVAGGSRLVRGAAAVANQAVLFEQLGAESRPVLVNGAAGLVALMDGKPMSVFCPTVHAGRIVEINILADPERLAQLNL
- a CDS encoding nuclear transport factor 2 family protein, with the translated sequence MTDFQAIADRVELGALCAEFTDAGMMRDFDRLASLFDEDGIWRIPEAGIELAGRDGIRHGIERSRQMWEYFLQTVHPGSIRLDGDTATGRAYIVEFGRLRDGTSHLNHSVYHDSYRRTADGWKFTERAYEMHYVDSTPLTGKASPALGEVLPGKLSD
- a CDS encoding DUF6531 domain-containing protein, giving the protein MSNPLIAPTQDSTKAYSGISLLESANDLSTAIESGDWASVAMGAVGTALDALSMAMDPFGAILAAGVSWLMEHVGPLKDALNGLTGNADQIKAQSETWGNVAKELGSVASDLNDAINADLQSWSGSASDAYRQRGQDLATSLQAAQKGCEGASSGVKTAGEVVAAVRTLVRDIISELIGHMISWALQVVFTLGIGLAWVVPQVVSAVAKTASQITGLVTKLVKALKALVPLLKKAGTLFEDAGKAFKGLKGGKVTPPPKTKDLSGTPKAPPVKTPGGDGGGTPKGGGYEGTPKDYTPPPGKSGADDSTKSSGYEGTPKDYTPPPGKSSGDDSTSASGFSGDAKDYTPPPASKGGDDSTHASSSGGGGSSGGGGGTPPPVKSDPPPLKTDPDPVPAGAGGGGTPKGGTPKSAPPSNKPDNPRDTSVDKDSRFCASDPVDVATGEMILDQTDLVLPLDLELSLERTHVSSYRAGRWFGRSWASTVDQRLEVDDEDVCYFSPDGMVLVYPLPAPGATGLPVEGPRLPLTRRLDGGYVLEEPLRGTSLRFDPVVGEAPGVLPLTAVAGAGQRFDVDYDRTGRPARIRHSDGYEVAFTVTRDRITAMSVVNPASGESVLVTRYGYDTDGRLTQVVNSSGRPMLFDYDTQGRVTGWQDRTGTWYRYVYDAAGRCVKTVGDKGFRDGTFAYDRERLVTVYSDSLGHRTEYHLNEANQVVREVDAAGHATESTWDRYDRLLMRSDKLGRTTSFEYDDAGALSRVVRPDGSVVQVALRGGLVAAIAVRDGERTWTRTYDEPLDPFSARLGVAGEFRPEGVGSAAVLPDAVAEAERTTKGYVPDLFGRPALVDTPGGQVRLDWTVEGLRAARTGPAGGREQWSYDGEGNDVAHVSETGAVTRREYGPFDVVVAEVDEAGGRTTYAYDTELRLLAVTNPLGLTWRYVYDHAGRVTEERDFDGRTLRFEYDAAGQLTRAFNGLGELTELTYDTLGNVVARRAPHGLTTYSYDPVGRLRRAENADAVIEYERDDRGRVIAQTTNGRTTTFSYAPDGTLVTRRTPSGVDSSWSFGERGAPVGLAGGGHVLAFDRDPAGKETGRSLDGTVVLTQAYDAEQRLTAQEGPSLRRRYDYRADGHLVRTSDSLSGTADFRLDPAGRVVEAIAADRREGFRYDVAGNIVFSGVAGQAAPESGPRAYLGNTLTSAGAISYRHDAQGRVVQRRVGELVWSYGWDGQDRLTGVTTPDGTRWRYRYDPVGRRIAKQRFGPGGEIAEQVEFVWDGGKLVEESHRLADGTTRVRTWDYDPDTDAPVAQHESTGGVRLFHTIVTDPVGRPAELLDAEGRPVWSGRTTVWGRDLPGNGGATATPLRFPGQYLDAETGLHYNLYRYYDPASGRYVSQDPLGLAPAPNPAAYVSNPLRIADPLGLAPTSCKSGGGTGTTSSRAGSTDEPAHVGDTGSTPNPSREPAPEPGPSHKSGDADTSADAGPSNSAADGKKHQDAPDFSHNPGPDKTPKYVYHGSGAPPETIFKDGLTSDAIRQGAGPKGPNYDIAGHQHRSYGSGSGYVSTSGDVETGYQFVPQKVGGEITQSTKTGFWGKSDDTMFFKHEGYIYEIETDPGKMVHLPSHPDHVPTMDGQNEWAAVDHIPGSQISGAYKVDGYYNVGAGQPGAHPNIIYPNDHKLVPQLQYQENPGFVPRPVPKDTPPPPVPPKD